The following proteins are encoded in a genomic region of Nitrospirota bacterium:
- a CDS encoding radical SAM protein — protein MRDVTTLNALPERYPYSCQWEITCRCNLRCVMCYTDCFNRPEFIRRELTTPEILRIMDELAEAGCLELCLTGGEPLARPDFFDLYDHAVASGFLVTVFTNGTLVTEAIADRFAARPPHRIEISLHGLTDETFEQVTQGRGSHGRCLAAIRLLRERGLPLLLKTTAMTANRHEIIEIKRYAEKLGVGYKLGEDMRPALDGGETPFRYALSQAEQDELNRRDPTLWQEACRKQAAPPPPCRSGMRTFHIDAYGGLQLCSGNRAQSYDLRRGSFKEGFYRHLPTFACPWKAQPSSHLPSTGRQPCVTA, from the coding sequence ATGCGTGATGTCACAACGCTGAACGCGCTGCCCGAACGCTATCCCTACTCCTGCCAATGGGAGATCACCTGCCGGTGCAACCTGCGGTGCGTCATGTGTTACACGGATTGTTTTAACCGCCCGGAATTCATCCGGCGGGAACTGACGACGCCGGAAATCCTCCGCATCATGGACGAGCTGGCCGAAGCCGGCTGTCTCGAATTATGCCTCACCGGCGGGGAGCCACTGGCGCGTCCGGATTTCTTCGATCTCTATGACCACGCCGTCGCTTCGGGGTTCCTCGTCACGGTATTCACCAACGGCACGCTGGTGACGGAAGCCATTGCCGACCGTTTCGCCGCGCGCCCTCCCCATCGCATCGAAATCAGCCTGCACGGACTCACTGATGAGACGTTCGAACAAGTCACCCAGGGGCGAGGCTCGCATGGGCGATGCTTGGCGGCGATCCGGCTGCTGCGCGAACGAGGACTCCCGCTGCTCCTCAAGACGACGGCCATGACCGCAAATCGTCACGAGATCATTGAGATCAAACGCTACGCGGAGAAGCTCGGAGTGGGATACAAGCTCGGCGAGGACATGCGGCCTGCGCTCGACGGCGGGGAGACGCCGTTCCGGTACGCCCTGTCACAGGCCGAGCAGGACGAGTTGAACCGCCGGGACCCGACCCTGTGGCAGGAGGCTTGCCGGAAACAGGCTGCGCCTCCACCCCCCTGTCGAAGCGGAATGCGCACGTTTCACATCGACGCCTACGGCGGACTGCAACTGTGCTCAGGGAACCGCGCCCAGAGCTACGATCTCCGCCGAGGCTCGTTCAAAGAAGGCTTCTATCGGCATCTGCCGACCTTCGCTTGTCCCTGGAAAGCTCAACCGTCCTCTCACCTCCCTTCAACCGGCCGCCAACCATGCGTGACCGCCTAG
- a CDS encoding PqqD family protein: MEKVYIKSPDFVQRDIAGECVLVPIRRKLSDPPCIYVLNETGAALWRRIDGARTVQDIVTDFCEEYDGQPDQVMKDFVTLMDDLLSINAIQERSVVADA, translated from the coding sequence ATGGAAAAGGTCTACATCAAGAGCCCGGATTTCGTGCAACGCGATATCGCGGGCGAGTGCGTCCTTGTCCCCATCCGTCGTAAACTGAGCGATCCCCCTTGCATCTACGTCCTGAATGAAACAGGCGCCGCGTTGTGGCGGCGAATCGACGGCGCGCGAACCGTGCAGGATATCGTCACAGACTTCTGCGAAGAGTACGATGGACAGCCCGACCAAGTCATGAAGGACTTCGTGACACTCATGGACGATCTCCTGTCCATCAACGCCATTCAGGAACGCTCCGTCGTCGCCGATGCGTGA
- a CDS encoding class I SAM-dependent methyltransferase, with product MPLFGFLIRLAAQALERAGGCLQRLALFLNGLLPALLTPDQLTRLTRRHYQRAYSSSVTTLPDDPSLCELEPWEREVADRYALANGRLLVLGTGVGREAIAMARRGLSVVGIDTDATALRAATRIARRLGHDVRFVRADLARLPFRPASFDSALLASIMYSAIPGRAQRQMWLRDLCWALSPESLAVLSFLTEQEPQARMTRLREALARRLAGLLGANRAYQPGDTCPQGHFLHAFQTEQEVRQELEEAGVVVRELDWRRAFAVVALK from the coding sequence TTGCCTCTCTTCGGTTTTCTGATACGGTTGGCCGCGCAAGCCCTCGAACGGGCCGGCGGATGTTTGCAACGCCTGGCGCTGTTTCTCAACGGACTGCTGCCGGCGCTGCTGACACCAGACCAGTTGACCCGCCTGACCCGGAGACACTATCAGCGAGCCTATTCATCCAGCGTCACGACGCTGCCCGACGACCCCTCCCTCTGCGAACTGGAGCCGTGGGAACGAGAGGTTGCAGATCGCTATGCGCTCGCCAACGGCCGCCTGTTGGTACTGGGAACAGGGGTCGGCCGTGAGGCTATTGCCATGGCCCGGCGGGGGCTGTCCGTGGTCGGGATCGATACCGACGCGACCGCTCTCCGCGCGGCAACCCGCATCGCCCGGAGGCTCGGGCACGATGTCCGGTTTGTCCGGGCTGACCTAGCCCGTCTCCCCTTTCGTCCGGCGAGCTTCGACTCCGCGCTGCTCGCGAGCATCATGTACAGCGCCATTCCGGGCAGGGCTCAGCGGCAGATGTGGCTTCGCGATCTTTGCTGGGCGCTGTCGCCGGAGAGCTTGGCCGTCCTGAGTTTTCTGACCGAACAGGAGCCGCAGGCGCGGATGACCCGTCTCCGCGAAGCCCTGGCCCGCCGGCTCGCCGGACTGCTCGGAGCGAACCGAGCCTACCAGCCGGGCGACACTTGCCCGCAGGGTCATTTCCTCCATGCTTTTCAGACGGAGCAGGAAGTGCGGCAAGAACTGGAAGAAGCCGGAGTCGTCGTCCGTGAGCTTGATTGGAGACGGGCCTTCGCTGTCGTCGCGCTGAAATAG
- a CDS encoding tetratricopeptide repeat protein, whose protein sequence is MSEADKHLARIFLHRGDLPQARRYYESAVQDDRRQGTERELSDSLGNLGNVCAMLKDLAAAEQCYREVLAIQRRQQDWNAIGLTLVNLGNLQVEAGYPERARPYYLEALDVLRPLQDHRALGILLSNLALVNVAEGRIDDAIETFKQALESHRLVGNEEGLAMTYSRLGKTYLDAERFPQAEKCFNNASEHFIKLGNPQGEAAVLRQLADLYEAIGDGVSAVRCLERVILVDTRSALPQLKADSERLAELLTRFRPR, encoded by the coding sequence ATGTCCGAAGCCGATAAACACCTGGCGCGCATCTTCCTTCATCGAGGAGACCTCCCGCAAGCCCGGCGCTACTACGAGTCAGCGGTTCAGGATGATCGGCGACAGGGGACGGAGCGCGAACTCTCCGACTCGCTGGGCAATCTCGGCAACGTCTGCGCCATGTTGAAAGACCTCGCCGCCGCCGAGCAGTGCTACCGGGAGGTGCTGGCCATCCAACGCAGGCAACAGGATTGGAATGCCATCGGCCTGACTCTGGTCAACCTCGGCAATCTTCAGGTGGAGGCGGGATATCCGGAGCGCGCCCGCCCGTACTATCTCGAAGCGCTCGATGTGCTCCGACCGCTGCAGGACCATCGTGCGCTTGGGATCCTCTTGTCCAACTTGGCGCTGGTGAACGTCGCGGAAGGGCGGATCGACGACGCCATCGAGACGTTCAAGCAGGCGCTGGAGTCCCATCGTCTCGTCGGCAACGAAGAGGGGCTGGCCATGACCTACAGCCGACTCGGCAAGACCTATCTTGACGCCGAACGCTTTCCTCAGGCGGAGAAATGCTTCAACAACGCGTCGGAGCACTTTATCAAGCTGGGAAATCCCCAAGGCGAGGCCGCGGTCCTCCGACAATTGGCCGACCTCTACGAAGCCATCGGCGACGGGGTCTCCGCCGTTCGGTGCCTGGAACGTGTCATCCTGGTCGACACCCGCTCCGCCCTCCCGCAGTTGAAAGCCGACTCGGAGCGGCTGGCCGAGCTGCTCACCCGATTCAGACCCCGATAA
- a CDS encoding cupin domain-containing protein: MVIKHYADVKPDAYAGAPEGVEMREMITDRDGAPRFAMRVFDVKPGAGTPFHTHEWEHEVYILKGTGRVRTENGDTPFAPGDSVYIAPNEKHGFIADPSAPVQFICVIPAKNQCRL; the protein is encoded by the coding sequence ATGGTGATCAAACACTACGCGGACGTGAAACCGGATGCATACGCCGGCGCGCCCGAGGGCGTCGAGATGCGCGAGATGATCACGGATCGGGACGGAGCCCCTCGTTTTGCTATGCGGGTGTTCGACGTGAAACCGGGCGCCGGCACCCCGTTCCACACGCATGAATGGGAACACGAAGTCTATATCCTGAAGGGAACGGGGAGAGTCCGCACGGAAAACGGAGACACGCCGTTCGCTCCAGGGGACTCGGTCTACATCGCGCCCAACGAGAAACACGGCTTCATCGCCGATCCCTCGGCTCCGGTGCAGTTCATCTGCGTGATCCCGGCGAAGAATCAGTGCCGGCTGTAG